A window of the Salmo trutta chromosome 25, fSalTru1.1, whole genome shotgun sequence genome harbors these coding sequences:
- the LOC115162432 gene encoding chloride intracellular channel protein 4, with product MSLSVPQNGIKADNEPIIELFVKAGSDGESIGNCPFSQRLFMILWLKGVVFNVTTVDLKRKPADLQNLAPGTHPPFITFNGEVKTDVNRIEEFLEDVLSPPKFTKLGTRHPESNTVGMDIFAKFSAFIKNSKPDANEGLERGLLKTLQKLDEYLRSPLPDEIDHNSIEDIKISTRKFLDGDEMTLADCNLLPKLHIVKVVTKKYRGFDIPKDMMGIWQYLQNVYTREEFTNTCPSDKEIEIAYQDVAKRLVK from the exons GCGGGAAGTGATGGCGAGAGCATTGGGAACTGTCCGTTCTCACAGAGACTCTTCATGATCCTGTGGCTAAAGGGAGTGGTCTTCAACGTCACCACAGTGGACCTGAAGAG GAAGCCTGCAGACCTCCAGAACCTGGCCCCAGGCACACACCCTCCTTTCATCACCTTCAATGGGGAGGTCAAGACCGACGTCAACAGGATCGAGGAGTTCCTAGAGGATGTCCTCAGCCCACCCAA gttcacCAAGCTTGGCACCAGACACCCTGAGTCCAACACAGTTGGGATGGACATCTTTGCCAAGTTCTCAGCCTTCATCAAGAACTCCAAACCAGATGCCAACGAGG GTCTGGAGCGTGGGCTGTTGAAGACCCTGCAGAAGCTGGACGAGTACCTGCGCTCCCCGCTGCCTGACGAGATCGACCACAACAGCATCGAGGACATCAAAATCTCCACTCGCAAGTTCCTGGACGGTGACGAGATGACACTGGCTGACTGCAACCTCCTGCCCAAGCTGCACATCGTCAAG GTGGTGACCAAGAAGTACAGAGGCTTTGACATTCCCAAGGACATGATGGGCATCTGGCAGTACCTGCAGAACGTCTATACACGCGAGGAGTTCACCAACACCTGCCCCAGCGACAAAGAGATTGAGATCGCCTACCAAGACGTGGCCAAGAGGCTGGTCAAATAG